The following proteins are co-located in the Solanum pennellii chromosome 8, SPENNV200 genome:
- the LOC107027447 gene encoding uncharacterized protein LOC107027447 encodes MGSNIFIQFNPAFKLPIKLTGSHNFATCKTLFSMLMYGNNLFGYLDGTTPASNRTISLGTNISPNPIFLPWFYQDKLIQNSLMAFVEPTIDSTVATADSAKSAWDALHTTFANKSQTQVFSLRDQLSHVTKDSRSIIEYSHDIWFLSDELAIVGVPVTNPELIVKILSGMELEFREMSGAIRARDTTLSYEELFEKLLDYELFLHHEDAKKLSSPITAAVATPTKNNTNNRNNRRQTTKSQQ; translated from the coding sequence ATGGGTAGTAACATATTCATTCAGTTCAATCCTGCTTTCAAACTACCCATTAAACTAACTGGTTCTCACAACTTCGCCACCTGCAAAACCTTATTCTCCATGCTTATGTATGGAAACAACCTTTTTGGCTATCTCGATGGGACCACTCCAGCCTCCAATCGCACGATTTCCCTCGGTACGAACATATCTCCTAATCCTATCTTCTTACCTTGGTTCTACCAAGATAAACTCATCCAAAATTCCCTTATGGCTTTTGTCGAACCCACCATTGATTCTACTGTTGCTACCGCTGACTCGGCTAAATCAGCTTGGGATGCTTTACATACCACTTTTGCGAACAAGTCTCAAACTCAGGTCTTTAGTTTGCGTGATCAGCTTTCCCATGTCACTAAGGACTCTCGCTCCATCATTGAATATAGTCACGATATTTGGTTCCTTTCTGATGAGTTAGCAATTGTTGGTGTTCCTGTGACCAATCCTGAACTCATAGttaaaatactaagtggtatgGAGCTAGAGTTTCGAGAGATGTCTGGTGCCATTCGTGCACGTGATACAaccctctcttatgaggaattGTTTGAAAAACTACTAGACTATGAACTCTTCCTTCACCACGAGGATGCTAAGAAACTGTCCAGTCCTATCACTGCTGCAGTTGCCACTCCCACAAAAAACAACACTAATAATCGCAACAATCGCAGGCAGACAACCAAATCTCAACAATAG